The sequence GTCGACATGTACCGCGCCCGCCAGCTTCGTCCCCTGGATATAGAGCATGTCCATCAAATATTCCAAGGACGTCTGAGCATGTTCGCCCATAATTGTTCCCCCTTTAGCGAAGCCCATATGTTTATTAATAAACAATATTGATCCGTTCGAACAATTATTTCCGCATACCCGTCAGCTAATTTGTTCCAGATAGTCGATAATATCCCCGACCGTCAGAAATTGTTTTACCTTGTTCTCGTCGATTTCGATTTTGAATTCTTCTTCAAATGCACAAATCAGGTCGATAAAATCAAATGAATTAATATTCAAATCTTTTAAGAGATACGTATTCCTGTTAAGGGTATCCGCTTTAATACATTCATGATCGGCAATGATTTCAATTACGCGCTGTTCCAGCATTGATCCTTACGCTCCTATATGTTCCCTCTTGATTTTTTTGGTCGTCGTACGCTCAAAATCCGTTTCCCTGATCTTCACGCCGCTCAGCTGCTTGTAGGCGGGAAGCGTCTTATTGAGCGCGTCTATATCCGCATCCAACGTCCCGCGAATATCTGTTATCGCATTTTGCACAAAATAATCGTGATCTAGGTATACCTGCGCAAGAATACGGTCATTTTCGCCATAAACGACGATTTCCTTGATGTATGGTATGGAGCGGAACACTTCTTCTATTTCTTCCGGTGAAATGTTTTTGCCGTTGGAAAGGATGATCAGGTTTTTGATCCTGCCCGTTACATATAAAAAGCCGTCTGCGCTGAGCCTTCCCAGATCTCCCGTCTTATACCAGCCGTTGTCAAAGGATTTTTTGGTTTCTATATCATCCTCGAAATACCCCAGCATGATATTCGCGCCCCGCACAAGAATCTCTCCTTCGCCCGTCTCGTCCGGCCTGTCGATCTTCACTTCGTTGCAAGGCAACACCACGCCCACGCTTCTGTCATTGTAATAATCGTTACGGTTTTCGGCGACGATGGGCGCGCATTCGGTAACGCCGTAGCCGTTCATGATATGAACGCCCAGTTCGCGGAATCCTGCCGCTATTTTTTCATCCAGGAAAGCGCCGCCGCAGATACAAAACTCCAGCTCTCCGCCCAGCGCGTTCAGCACTTCCGCAAACATCTTGCGCCGCAGGTCGATCCGCAGCTTCATCAGCGCATTGCTCACCTTAAGGCCTGTCGTAAGCTTTTTATCCTTACCTGATTTTTTTGCCGTCGTCCACACCTTATGATACATGGATTCTAAGATCATGGGTACGACAAACAGATTCACGGGCCTGAAGTCCTGCATATCCTTGAGCACATTTTTTAAATTATCATTGATAAAAATCGTATATCCCGCAAAGACGCCGCACAACACGTTCGCCGTAAACCCGAATGTATGGTGGAGCGGCAACACTAGCAAAGACCTGCCGGTAAGGTTTATTTTCTGTCTTGCTGCCACAGCGTCCGCCATCAGATTGGCGTGCGAAAGCATAACGCCTTTGCTTTTTCCCGTCGTACCGGACGTATAGACGATCGCCGCCATCTTATGCACGTCAACTGCGTAATCCAAAAAGCTCCGGTCGCCTGCCGCTATCCTCTGTCGGCCCTCTACAACGAGCGCTGCAAAACCGTTTTCATCGCTGCCGCCCATATTCGCGCATAGCTTAAGACCTTTGCCAATCTCTTTTGCGATGTCGCGGTATTTATCAGAATAAACAAGCGCGCTGCAATGACTGCGTGAGAGCACCTCCGCCATTTCCTCTTTTGAAAGGTCTTTATCTACAGGTACGATCACATTTCCGCCGTTCACAACGGCAAAATACGTCACCAGCCACGGGTAGCTGTTCTCGCCCAACACGGCGATATGCGCGCCGCAAAAACCGCGCGAGATAAGCGCAGTACCCAAAGCCTGCGTTTCTTCCTGAAATTCCACATAGCTTTTTGCCGCTACCGACGTCTTTCCGTCGCGAAACATAAAAGCAGCAGCATCACGGTATTCGCGCGCTGCATAGTCTACCAGTTCCCTAAGACTTTTAAGCACCGGCACCTCGTAATCAGGGTAATTCTTCACGGTCAAACTCCTTAATACGATAATCGATTTCATTCACTATATCATATTCCGGCGTTTTCTTCAATTACCACGTTATACTTTTTCATTGAAAGCGGCGTGTGAAAATATCGCTTTCTTTCAGCAGGCTCTCCACCGTTTCGAATCCAAGCCGCTTTAAAAGCTCCACTACATAAGGATTATCGATCGGCGTTTTGTAAGTCGCGCCGGTTCCGTATTCGTCGACGTGTTTTTTTCCGTCTTCGCGGTCGATAATGGCCTTAGGGCCGCCTACACAGCCTCCTACACAGCCCATACCCTCGTAAAAATTGGCCTTTGCCTCTCCCGCTAGAATACTGCCGATCATTGCTTTGCACGCGGGCACGCCGTCCGCGTGCTGCGTATGTACCGTGATCTTTCTTTGGGGGTTCAGCCGCTCTACCGTCTCTTTGACCGCTTCGCTTACTCCGCCGCTTCGCGCATAAATTCTTCCCGCGCGCGAGGAGTGGTCCTTGTAACTTTCTTCCATATCGGCAGGATTGATCCCGAGCGATAAAAACATATCCCTGACCTCTTCAAAGGTCAACACATAATCAACCGCGCCGGCAACATCCTGCTCGCGCGCCTCCGCCTTTTTGGCCAAGCACGGACCAATAAACACGGTCACCGCATCCGGATGCAGCGTTTTGATCGTCCGTCCGCAGGCCACCATCGGGGAAACCGACCCCGGCACATGCGGCATCAGCTCATGATATATCTTACGAATCATCGCGATCCACATCGGGCAGCAGCAGCTTGTAAGCTGGTAATCCGATTCGTTAAGGATATTGTGATCAAACTCCAACGCCTCTTTGAGCGTAAGAATATCGGCGAACAGTGCGACCTCAATCATACCGTCAAAGCCCATCTTCTTAAACGCGCTCCGTAGCTTTCCAGGCGTTACCTCTTCTTCAAACTGGCCCAGAAACGCGGGCGCGATCAACGCGTATACCAGCCCCTCCCGTTCTTGCCGCAATGCCTTTAACACCGCCATAATATCCCTGCTGGCGGTCAGTCGCTTGTCCTTGCAGCGCTCAACGCATGCGCAGCATCCTACGCACACGCGCGGATCGATTTTAATCCCGTCTTCCCGGTTAGGGGAAATGGCCCCGAACGCGCACTCGTCCGCGCACGCGCGCTGTTCTTTAGGCGAGCATTCGCAATTGCTGAATTTCCAAATCACAGGCTGTTTTTCCGGATAAAGCAGACAGTCAAGCTCCGAAAGCCCCTCCCGTTCCCTGCGTATCTTTTCAATCTCCTCTTCGCTTTTTCCCTGCATATTGGCATCAAGCAGCCTTTTATATATCTCGTCAAACGTCGCCATAGTTCTCTCCCCGTTTATTTTCTTTTCTTTACATTAAAACACAAGCGGCCGCCTGAAACAATTATCTTGCGGCCGCTAATCTGCTTTCACATATGCTCGCCATGCTCGCCCGTGAGCGCCACGGCTTTTTCAATATCTTCGATCTTATATTCGCTGCTATGCTCAATCGGCACCCATTCCGTACGCGGATTGAAAATTGCCGCCAATGCAATCACCATCATGGATAACATAAACAACGGATACAGGCAAACCGCCCGCAGCATAGGCCGTATTTTCCGCTTTTCAAGCTTAAGCGTCAAAAACGCCGTCAGCATCGCGGCTCCCCAGTTCACGATCGCCATACCAATCACCGCCGCTATCGAAAACGGCTGCGAAACCGGATTTAAGAACAGCATGGCAACGGTCGCAACATTGAGCGGGATCGCAAGTCCTGTGGCCGGTATAAAAAACAGGTACCACAGCAAGTCAAGCGCCTTGCGGTCACCGCCTCGAATTTTTTTGACGATCTTTGAGAAGTATAGGGGAATACATTGCATGCCGCCGATCATCCAGCGAAAACGTTGCTTGACGGACACGCTCACTGTCGCCGGCTGTTCATCGTAAAACACCGCTTTTCTTGCAGGCAAGATCTTTTTCCCCGCGCAAATCTGCTGGATGGAAAATTCCACGTCCTCCGTGAGGGAATACGTCGTCCATCCCTCCTTGCCCAGCACCTCCAGCTTAAAGGCGAAGCCCGTGCCGCCCACCATACTGGAAAGCCCCAGCTTGTGGCGCGCGCCATGGTAAAAACGCTGCAGCATCAGCCAGTATACCGAATATGCCTCGCTGATCCATGAGTCGTGAATATTTTTTGTATCGCGATAACCAAGCGCCACATCTGCCTGCGAACACAGTGCACGGTTCATTTCCGTTAAAAAATCTTTGGCGGCGAGGTTGTCCGCGTCAAAAACGCATACCGCGTCATAATCTGCCTTGTGCTCGCTGAGCAGCCGCCCCAATCCGAAATGCAGCGCGTATCCCTTGCCGCGTTTTTCCGCATCGAAACGCTCGTAAACCTCGGCGCCATACTCCCGCGCTATGTCCGCCGTCTTATCCGTACAGTTGTCCGCCACCACAAAAATACAGTACCTATCCTCGCCATAGTCCTGCGCACGCAAGCTGGCCAGCAGGTTCCCAATTACGCGCTGTTCGTTGCGCGCACAAATAAGCACCGCAAAACGGTGTCTCTTTTCTTCTTTCTGCTGCAATTCTTTGGATGGAAAAAGCCCCGCGATTACGGTGACCAAAAGCCAGATCATTAACGGCGCCGAAAACACCGACAGGATAATCACAATCCATTGGCAAATGACATACCAAACACTCATACCCGTTTTTCCTTATCATTATTTGGTTCATGACCCATTATACCAGAAAAACAGGCAAAACATTTTAAGAATTCCTTAAATCTGCAGAGATTCCTATTCTTCTTCGATCATATGGTCCACAAACAAAATACCATCCAAATGATCGATCTCATGG comes from Christensenellaceae bacterium and encodes:
- a CDS encoding glycosyl transferase family 2 — encoded protein: MSVWYVICQWIVIILSVFSAPLMIWLLVTVIAGLFPSKELQQKEEKRHRFAVLICARNEQRVIGNLLASLRAQDYGEDRYCIFVVADNCTDKTADIAREYGAEVYERFDAEKRGKGYALHFGLGRLLSEHKADYDAVCVFDADNLAAKDFLTEMNRALCSQADVALGYRDTKNIHDSWISEAYSVYWLMLQRFYHGARHKLGLSSMVGGTGFAFKLEVLGKEGWTTYSLTEDVEFSIQQICAGKKILPARKAVFYDEQPATVSVSVKQRFRWMIGGMQCIPLYFSKIVKKIRGGDRKALDLLWYLFFIPATGLAIPLNVATVAMLFLNPVSQPFSIAAVIGMAIVNWGAAMLTAFLTLKLEKRKIRPMLRAVCLYPLFMLSMMVIALAAIFNPRTEWVPIEHSSEYKIEDIEKAVALTGEHGEHM
- a CDS encoding AMP-binding protein; translation: MKNYPDYEVPVLKSLRELVDYAAREYRDAAAFMFRDGKTSVAAKSYVEFQEETQALGTALISRGFCGAHIAVLGENSYPWLVTYFAVVNGGNVIVPVDKDLSKEEMAEVLSRSHCSALVYSDKYRDIAKEIGKGLKLCANMGGSDENGFAALVVEGRQRIAAGDRSFLDYAVDVHKMAAIVYTSGTTGKSKGVMLSHANLMADAVAARQKINLTGRSLLVLPLHHTFGFTANVLCGVFAGYTIFINDNLKNVLKDMQDFRPVNLFVVPMILESMYHKVWTTAKKSGKDKKLTTGLKVSNALMKLRIDLRRKMFAEVLNALGGELEFCICGGAFLDEKIAAGFRELGVHIMNGYGVTECAPIVAENRNDYYNDRSVGVVLPCNEVKIDRPDETGEGEILVRGANIMLGYFEDDIETKKSFDNGWYKTGDLGRLSADGFLYVTGRIKNLIILSNGKNISPEEIEEVFRSIPYIKEIVVYGENDRILAQVYLDHDYFVQNAITDIRGTLDADIDALNKTLPAYKQLSGVKIRETDFERTTTKKIKREHIGA
- the acpP_2 gene encoding acyl carrier protein; this encodes MLEQRVIEIIADHECIKADTLNRNTYLLKDLNINSFDFIDLICAFEEEFKIEIDENKVKQFLTVGDIIDYLEQIS
- a CDS encoding iron hydrogenase; its protein translation is MATFDEIYKRLLDANMQGKSEEEIEKIRREREGLSELDCLLYPEKQPVIWKFSNCECSPKEQRACADECAFGAISPNREDGIKIDPRVCVGCCACVERCKDKRLTASRDIMAVLKALRQEREGLVYALIAPAFLGQFEEEVTPGKLRSAFKKMGFDGMIEVALFADILTLKEALEFDHNILNESDYQLTSCCCPMWIAMIRKIYHELMPHVPGSVSPMVACGRTIKTLHPDAVTVFIGPCLAKKAEAREQDVAGAVDYVLTFEEVRDMFLSLGINPADMEESYKDHSSRAGRIYARSGGVSEAVKETVERLNPQRKITVHTQHADGVPACKAMIGSILAGEAKANFYEGMGCVGGCVGGPKAIIDREDGKKHVDEYGTGATYKTPIDNPYVVELLKRLGFETVESLLKESDIFTRRFQ